In a genomic window of Candidatus Flexicrinis proximus:
- a CDS encoding SH3 domain-containing protein, whose protein sequence is MFRVRAVLLICCFILTTFTIGIAQDAPPECSGTLPSRFYSAVYGQVLPGSANNLRAAPGVNAEKIGELPPYAVFEILDAPVCADGYLWWYVGYPNVNDTVGWTAEGDAAEYWIEPYIHPEPEVLLTPDDTEGHDTCQRRVPRYLL, encoded by the coding sequence ATGTTCAGAGTCCGCGCTGTTTTGCTCATCTGCTGTTTTATCCTGACCACTTTCACCATCGGTATCGCTCAGGATGCGCCCCCGGAGTGCTCCGGCACGCTTCCCAGCCGCTTTTACTCCGCTGTCTATGGGCAGGTGCTCCCCGGCAGCGCCAATAATTTGCGTGCAGCCCCCGGCGTCAACGCCGAAAAGATCGGTGAGCTTCCCCCATATGCCGTCTTTGAAATCCTGGATGCGCCCGTCTGCGCGGACGGCTACCTGTGGTGGTACGTCGGCTATCCCAACGTCAACGATACCGTCGGTTGGACGGCTGAAGGCGACGCTGCCGAATACTGGATCGAACCCTATATCCATCCGGAGCCGGAAGTCCTGCTGACGCCGGACGACACCGAAGGTCACGATACTTGTCAGCGTCGAGTACCGCGGTATCTCCTTTAG